From Leptospira fainei serovar Hurstbridge str. BUT 6, the proteins below share one genomic window:
- a CDS encoding glutathione S-transferase family protein, with protein MELLYTKTSPFARKVRIFAIEKELPLKLIEENPYEKRPSLLEKNPAGKIPVLLRENGKPLIDSSVICEYIDLLNDTPILIPRNGEDRFEVLHRAAVADAMLEAGLALYVEKNNHGEGINQKFQRNKELAVETSLQFFEDRIDDLKTFQYDNVSLICALGSLAFRIPELVDYSKFPKLEKWAREMSRRKSVLETVPEIG; from the coding sequence ATGGAACTATTATATACGAAAACTTCACCATTTGCGCGTAAAGTCAGAATTTTTGCAATAGAGAAAGAGCTGCCTTTAAAACTTATAGAGGAGAATCCGTACGAAAAGCGTCCGTCACTTTTGGAAAAAAATCCAGCCGGAAAAATTCCCGTTTTACTGAGGGAAAACGGAAAGCCGCTGATCGATAGCTCGGTAATCTGTGAATATATAGATTTACTCAACGACACGCCGATCCTCATACCTAGAAACGGAGAGGATAGATTCGAGGTTTTGCATCGAGCTGCGGTAGCGGATGCTATGCTGGAGGCCGGCCTGGCTCTTTACGTTGAAAAAAATAATCATGGCGAAGGCATAAACCAGAAATTCCAAAGAAACAAGGAATTAGCGGTTGAAACTAGTCTGCAGTTTTTTGAAGATAGAATCGACGATTTAAAAACTTTTCAATATGATAACGTTTCATTAATCTGTGCGTTAGGATCTTTAGCTTTTCGAATTCCGGAACTTGTGGATTACTCAAAATTTCCTAAACTTGAAAAATGGGCGAGAGAGATGAGTCGTCGAAAAAGCGTTTTGGAGACCGTTCCGGAAATAGGATAG
- a CDS encoding TfoX/Sxy family protein, whose translation MAYNETLAIRIREALSEERNLEEKKMFRGMCFMLNDKMCVCVGNDEIMCRIDPIIFESVLEKKKCRPMIHNGKVMKGFVFVNEKDIKSKKEFRYWIDLALEFNVRAKASPKRKKRKKKID comes from the coding sequence ATGGCGTATAATGAAACACTAGCGATACGAATACGGGAAGCACTGTCCGAAGAACGAAATTTAGAAGAGAAGAAAATGTTCCGTGGAATGTGCTTTATGCTAAACGACAAAATGTGCGTCTGCGTCGGAAATGACGAAATAATGTGTCGAATCGATCCGATTATATTCGAGTCCGTTCTAGAAAAAAAGAAATGTAGACCGATGATTCACAATGGTAAAGTGATGAAGGGGTTTGTATTCGTTAACGAGAAGGATATAAAATCGAAAAAAGAATTTCGGTATTGGATCGATCTTGCACTTGAATTTAACGTGAGAGCAAAAGCATCTCCTAAAAGAAAGAAGCGAAAAAAAAAGATAGATTAA